A single Capra hircus breed San Clemente chromosome 13, ASM170441v1, whole genome shotgun sequence DNA region contains:
- the CDS2 gene encoding phosphatidate cytidylyltransferase 2: MTELRQRVAREPEAPPEDKESESEAKADGETASDSESRVEAATLPPSADDTPEVLNRALSNLSSRWKNWWVRGILTLAMIAFFFIIIYLGPMVLMMIVMCVQIKCFHEIITIGYNVYHSYDLPWFRTLSWYFLLCVNYFFYGETVTDYFFTLVQREEPLRILSKYHRFISFTLYLTGFCMFVLSLVKKHYRLQFYMFGWTHVTLLIVVTQSHLVIHNLFEGMIWFIVPISCVICNDIMAYMFGFFFGRTPLIKLSPKKTWEGFIGGFFATVVFGLLLSYVMSGYRCFVCPVEYNNDTNSFTVDCEPSGLFRLQEYNIPGVIQSIIGWKTVRMYPFQIHSIALSTFASLIGPFGGFFASGFKRAFKIKDFANTIPGHGGIMDRFDCQYLMATFVNVYIASFIRGPNPSKLVQQFLTLRPDQQLHIFNTLKSHLTDKGMLTAATEDK, from the exons GAGTCAGAGTCAGAAGCAAAGGCAGATGGAGAGACTGCATCAGACAGTGAAAGCCGAGTGGAAGCTGCCACCCTACCACCCTCTGCAGATGATACCCCAGAGGTTCTCAACAGGGCCCTTTCCAACTTGTCTTCAAG ATGGAAGAACTGGTGGGTGAGAGGCATCCTGACTTTGGCAATGATTGCATTTTTCTTCATTATCATTTACTTGGGACCAATGGTTTTGATGATGATT GTGATGTGTGTTCAGATCAAGTGTTTCCATGAGATTATTACTATTGGCTACAACGTGTACCACTCCTACGACCTGCCCTGGTTCAGAACCCTCAGCTG GTACTTTCTGCTGTGTGTAAATTATTTCTTCTATGGCGAAACAGTGACGGATTATTTCTTCACTCTGGTCCAGAGAGAGGAGCCTCTGCGGATTCTCAGTAAATACCACCGATTCATTTCCTTTACTCTCTATCTAACAG GATTCTGCATGTTTGTGCTGAGTCTGGTCAAGAAGCATTATCGATTGCAGTTCTACATG TTTGGCTGGACCCATGTAACATTACTGATTGTTGTAACACAGTCACATCTTGTTATCCACAACCTATTTGAAGGAATGATCTG GTTCATTGTCCCCATTTCTTGTGTGATCTGTAATGACATCATGGCCTATATGTTTGGCTTCTTCTTTGGTCGGACCCCACTCATCAAG CTGTCCCCGAAGAAGACCTGGGAAGGCTTCATTGGGGGCTTCTTTGCTACTGTGGTCTTTGGCCTTCTG CTGTCCTATGTGATGTCTGGGTACAGATGTTTTGTCTGCCCTGTGGAGTACAACAATGATACCAACAGCTTCACTGTGGACTGTGAGCCCTCGGGCCTGTTTCGGCTGCAGGAGTACAACATTCCTGGGGTGATCCAATCGATCATTGGCTGG AAAACAGTGCGGATGTACCCCTTCCAGATTCACAGCATTGCCCTCTCTACTTTTGCCTCGCTCATCGGCCCCTTTGGAGGGTTCTTCGCTAGTGGATTCAAACGAGCCTTTAAGATCAAA GACTTCGCCAATACCATTCCTGGCCATGGAGGCATCATGGATCGCTTTGACTGCCAGTATCTGATGGCCACCTTTGTCAATGTGTATATTGCTAGTTTTATCAG GGGCCCAAACCCAAGTAAGCTGGTTCAGCAGTTCCTGACCTTGAGGCCAGATCAGCAACTCCATATCTTCAACACGCTCAAGTCTCACCTGACCGACAAGGGGATGCTGACAGCTGCCACAGAGGACAAGTAG